In one window of Dokdonia sp. PRO95 DNA:
- a CDS encoding class I SAM-dependent methyltransferase — protein sequence MVSKTLQTTYRERLFRHLDGIVTAPSAFTLYKNGVTDFILQEKEVSLTTLSNTFTVNEGYLNVALRVLASQGWIEQAVNNEDNEVVYKVNELSPIAFALFPLYEDVTALQKLSENYHFRKFEAAPFKKLQNIFEKYKEAYGLTLSSTTKEREVQEQILAHIEGTILGPTLVHLSMNGAFHKYFMQASFKPEEFHADGQNFKKLLDMLSYFELFNKKGQTYQFTDKGLFFAKRASSYGVTVSYIPTLRKLDDLIFGDALSAKHHGDGNQEGHVDRAMNVWGSGGAHATYFKVVDTIILDIFNKPLDEQPKGILDMGCGNGAFLIHLYNLIERHTLRGKHLDEYPLILVGADYNQAAIDITKQNVIQSEIWAKVMWGDIGDPERLATDLKEEYDITLGDLLNVRSFLDHNRVWKAPEKKLEHASRSTGAFSYEGKRLSNNDVEASLADHFSKWSPYVGKHGLLLIELHSIPPAVAARNIGRTAVTAYDATHGYSDQYIVEVPVFHDTLAAIGMKRDETLSAKFPNTEAATVTVNLFRQ from the coding sequence ATGGTGTCAAAAACATTACAGACCACTTATAGAGAACGCCTTTTTAGACATCTGGATGGTATAGTAACAGCGCCATCTGCGTTTACACTCTATAAAAATGGAGTAACCGACTTTATTTTGCAAGAAAAGGAAGTGAGTCTAACTACTTTAAGCAACACTTTTACTGTAAACGAGGGCTACTTGAACGTAGCATTGCGTGTACTAGCATCACAGGGATGGATTGAGCAAGCTGTGAATAATGAGGATAATGAAGTGGTTTATAAGGTAAACGAATTATCGCCTATTGCATTTGCACTGTTTCCTCTATATGAAGATGTGACTGCACTGCAAAAGCTTTCTGAGAATTATCATTTTAGAAAATTTGAGGCAGCTCCATTTAAGAAACTCCAAAATATTTTTGAGAAATATAAAGAAGCCTATGGTCTCACCTTATCTTCAACTACCAAGGAGCGCGAAGTGCAAGAGCAAATACTTGCACATATAGAAGGAACTATCTTAGGCCCAACGCTTGTGCACTTATCAATGAATGGTGCCTTTCATAAATATTTTATGCAAGCCAGCTTTAAGCCTGAGGAGTTTCATGCAGATGGACAAAACTTTAAAAAGCTGCTAGATATGCTCTCCTATTTTGAACTTTTTAATAAAAAAGGACAGACCTACCAGTTTACAGACAAAGGACTATTTTTTGCAAAAAGAGCAAGCTCTTACGGAGTAACCGTATCTTACATACCTACCCTACGTAAACTTGATGATCTTATTTTTGGCGATGCATTGAGTGCAAAACACCATGGCGATGGAAACCAAGAAGGCCATGTAGATAGAGCTATGAATGTCTGGGGAAGTGGTGGTGCACATGCCACTTATTTTAAAGTGGTAGATACTATTATACTTGATATTTTCAATAAACCTCTAGACGAGCAACCTAAAGGGATATTAGATATGGGCTGTGGTAATGGTGCATTTTTAATTCACCTTTATAACCTCATCGAGCGTCACACTTTACGTGGTAAGCATCTAGATGAATACCCACTCATCCTTGTAGGAGCAGATTACAACCAAGCCGCCATAGACATTACTAAGCAAAACGTAATACAATCTGAAATCTGGGCAAAAGTAATGTGGGGAGATATAGGTGATCCAGAAAGACTAGCGACAGATTTAAAAGAAGAGTACGATATAACACTAGGAGATCTTCTCAATGTACGTTCTTTCTTAGATCACAATCGTGTTTGGAAAGCACCAGAGAAAAAGCTTGAGCATGCAAGTAGATCAACAGGCGCATTTTCATATGAAGGAAAACGACTATCTAACAATGATGTGGAGGCGTCTCTTGCGGATCACTTTAGTAAGTGGTCACCTTATGTAGGAAAACATGGATTACTGCTTATAGAATTACACAGTATCCCACCAGCGGTTGCTGCTCGTAATATAGGGCGTACTGCAGTTACAGCTTATGACGCTACACATGGATATTCTGATCAATATATTGTAGAAGTGCCAGTCTTTCATGATACACTTGCCGCTATTGGAATGAAAAGAGATGAAACCTTGAGTGCTAAGTTTCCAAATACAGAAGCAGCTACGGTAACGGTAAATCTTTTTAGACAATAG
- a CDS encoding vWA domain-containing protein, which yields MKTLSTFIMLLLFILGVQAQEIIISGNVSNDGEPLPGANVLVKNSEIGAVSDFNGNYEIKAAATDTLVFTYVGYNSKEIPVNSQTTINVILEYSSELDEVVVTAMGVRREKKALGYAVSTVSSKLEGKVAGIHITDGKPSSGISQNDPAYGQLTAGEINDVEKYAEFVKIYNSGEAKEIAMKWGFNHDGRTDIQVTDNSGLPVANVGVALYKNNNLLMKGMTDTSGMSMLFKGKYSPTDTYLVQLYYSGEIEGKKISRNQKQVSFTIHEHQASNAIDILFAVDATGSMGDEIAYLKSELKNIMNRIDTSVEQKRVALTVYRDHGDDYVTRTIDFSSDVNEVKDFLSSQHAAGGGDYEEAVEEALKVSLSQSWNEKAKARILFLMLDAPPHFNQENVAMIKSQIAKAKEQGIKIIPVVASGANKEVEFLMRSFSVSTNGTYVFLTDDSGIGNDHIEATTESFKVEKLNDLMVRLIEQYAGVQTTV from the coding sequence ATGAAAACACTTAGCACATTCATAATGCTGCTCCTTTTTATACTAGGAGTACAAGCACAAGAAATAATTATTTCAGGAAACGTATCAAATGATGGCGAACCTCTTCCAGGAGCTAATGTTCTCGTAAAAAACAGTGAGATAGGCGCTGTGTCCGACTTTAATGGGAACTACGAGATTAAAGCTGCTGCTACAGATACATTAGTCTTTACCTACGTTGGCTATAATTCAAAAGAGATTCCTGTTAATTCTCAGACTACTATAAATGTCATTTTAGAATACAGTAGTGAGTTAGATGAAGTCGTGGTTACAGCCATGGGTGTAAGAAGAGAGAAGAAAGCATTAGGATATGCTGTTTCTACCGTTTCTTCAAAACTTGAAGGGAAAGTTGCTGGAATACATATTACGGATGGCAAACCTTCTTCTGGAATTTCTCAGAATGATCCTGCGTATGGCCAACTAACAGCTGGTGAAATAAATGATGTAGAGAAATACGCTGAGTTTGTGAAAATCTACAACTCCGGAGAAGCAAAGGAAATTGCAATGAAGTGGGGATTTAATCATGATGGTAGAACTGATATACAAGTAACGGATAACAGCGGACTGCCAGTAGCAAACGTAGGTGTTGCTCTTTATAAAAATAATAACCTCTTGATGAAAGGAATGACAGATACATCAGGAATGAGTATGCTGTTTAAAGGAAAATATAGTCCAACTGATACTTATCTAGTGCAACTGTATTACAGTGGTGAGATAGAAGGAAAGAAAATCTCTAGAAATCAGAAACAAGTCTCTTTTACAATTCATGAACATCAAGCTAGTAATGCTATCGATATATTATTTGCAGTTGATGCTACAGGTTCCATGGGTGATGAGATTGCATATCTCAAGTCAGAACTCAAAAATATAATGAATAGGATAGATACGAGTGTTGAACAAAAGAGAGTAGCGCTTACGGTGTACAGAGACCATGGTGATGATTATGTAACTCGTACAATAGATTTTAGCAGCGATGTAAATGAAGTAAAAGACTTCCTTTCGTCGCAGCATGCAGCTGGAGGTGGAGATTATGAAGAAGCAGTAGAGGAGGCGCTTAAGGTATCATTGTCACAGTCATGGAACGAGAAAGCAAAGGCTAGGATACTCTTTTTGATGCTAGATGCTCCGCCTCATTTTAATCAAGAAAACGTTGCCATGATTAAAAGTCAAATTGCAAAAGCAAAAGAGCAGGGTATAAAAATTATTCCAGTAGTTGCCAGTGGAGCAAATAAAGAAGTAGAGTTTTTAATGAGGTCTTTTAGTGTGTCAACTAATGGAACATATGTGTTCTTAACTGATGATAGTGGTATAGGAAATGATCACATAGAAGCCACTACAGAAAGTTTTAAAGTAGAAAAACTTAATGATTTAATGGTACGATTAATAGAGCAGTATGCAGGTGTGCAAACTACTGTTTAA
- a CDS encoding VF530 family protein: MEEKKAQPNNPLHGVKLADILEFLVEKYGWKEMSLQVDINCFKKDPSIKSSLKFLRRTPWAREKVEYLYLQSI; encoded by the coding sequence ATGGAAGAGAAAAAAGCACAACCTAACAATCCGCTGCACGGTGTGAAGCTTGCAGATATACTTGAATTTCTAGTTGAAAAATATGGCTGGAAGGAAATGAGCTTACAGGTAGATATCAATTGCTTTAAAAAAGATCCTTCCATAAAATCTAGCTTAAAGTTTTTAAGAAGAACTCCATGGGCAAGGGAGAAAGTGGAGTATTTATACCTACAGTCTATATAA